One genomic segment of Bradyrhizobium diazoefficiens includes these proteins:
- a CDS encoding DUF72 domain-containing protein: MARVLIGTSGWHYASWRGPFFPDGLPLKQQLGYYASQFDTTELNGVFYRTPTPDAVKGWREQTGRDFVFAWKASKFITHWKRLSDRSVNSLELLEDRISLLRGKIGPILFQLPPQFEANPDRLASFFKLLSRKRRYSFEFRHPSWYQPRILRMLSDENISLCLSDHHDAPAPWTRTADFVYVRGHGPGGRYHGHYAKPALTQWTRRIKSWKRQGCDVYVYFDNDQKSAAPADALKLKALL, encoded by the coding sequence ATGGCGCGCGTTCTGATCGGAACCTCCGGCTGGCACTACGCCTCCTGGCGCGGCCCGTTCTTCCCCGATGGCCTGCCGCTGAAGCAGCAGCTCGGCTATTACGCCAGCCAGTTCGACACGACCGAGCTGAACGGCGTGTTCTATCGCACGCCGACGCCCGACGCAGTGAAAGGGTGGCGCGAGCAGACCGGCCGCGATTTCGTCTTCGCCTGGAAGGCGTCCAAATTCATCACACACTGGAAGCGCCTGTCCGACCGCTCCGTCAATAGCCTCGAACTGCTGGAGGATCGCATCTCACTGCTGCGCGGCAAGATCGGCCCGATCCTGTTTCAATTGCCGCCGCAATTCGAGGCCAATCCCGACCGCCTCGCCTCCTTCTTCAAGCTGCTGTCGCGCAAGCGCCGCTACAGCTTCGAGTTCCGTCATCCGAGCTGGTATCAGCCGCGCATTCTCCGAATGCTGTCGGACGAAAACATCTCACTGTGCCTGTCGGACCATCACGATGCACCGGCACCATGGACGCGCACGGCGGACTTCGTCTATGTGCGCGGCCACGGGCCGGGCGGGCGCTATCACGGGCACTATGCCAAGCCCGCGCTGACGCAATGGACCCGCCGCATCAAGTCCTGGAAGCGGCAGGGCTGCGACGTCTATGTCTATTTCGACAACGACCAGAAGAGCGCGGCACCGGCCGATGCGCTGAAGCTCAAGGCCCTGCTTTGA